The window GGAAATCACTGTGATGAACACTCAGGTCTGCATATGGCACCTACTTGTGGAATCAAGCCCGCACATTGGACTGAGGGACTGTAACAAATGGTACTACAGGCCCTGTTAGGAAAGCAAGTACACAATCACAGTGCCTGGGAGCCAGAAGGGGCCAGGAGCAGTTTCCTAGCGAAGGGCACTGCTTCTACTCCTCTGAGTTCCTGGAGGCCAATTCACCCTACGGAAGCTGATTCAAGGTCATTTCTATAAATAGTACTGAGGTTGCCCCTTGAAGAGAGAGGCACCGGTGGTGCCCCCCACCAGAGAAAGAGCCAACTTGTCAGATGGAATGATTCACAACATGGCAACGAACTGTTGTTTCtcctctgtaattaaaaaataaagtttatctcaaaaacagaaaagagaatagCGGAGGAACTTGATCAGGCTTTCTCTCGAGTTGACCCTTTCCGGTCATGATGCCTGCCTGGCCTGCCCAGCCACTCATGGCCTCAGCTTCCTACTGGGATGAGGGAGTCCGGGCAGTGCTGCTCTTGCAGGGTGGGTGTAAGACCCCAAACCAGCCAGGGGTGCTCGGCCTTGCTCAGAGCAGGCACTGGCATGAGAATGGTGCAGGAAGGAAGGCAGCTGAAGGGCACTGGGGCGCAGGACGGGAGCTCAGGGCAAGTCGCAGTAGGGCAGGCGGAAAGGGTAGAGGGGTGTGTAGCGTGTGTCGTGCCAGAGCAGCTTCTCCTCCAGGAAGGCAACAGTCTGCAGGGTCAGGACCAGTGTTTGGTGCTTCAGCATGCTGTGCACGTTCAAgcctggggggcagggggtgtaGTCAGGGTGGGATGTACTCCACATCTGGacccctttctctcctcacaGGAGCACCCCCCTTAGAGACCCATGGTCTGGCGTGGGGTTTGAGAGCCCTGCGGCCGGGGTCAAACCCTGGCTCAGCAGCTCACCACTGGGGAACCTTGGACAAGGGACTAGCTTCAACCCACCAGCTTCTGACGGACAGCCTCCCAGGTCGTCTGCCCCTTGCTTGGCCATGAGTAACACCTCACATTCCAGTGGATGGGTATAGACCATAAACAGAGCAGATGAATAGAAACAATGTACTGAAAGTGTGGCTGCAGTTAGTAggcaaagaggagagagggaggtggggagggcagggaaggaaCAAGGCAGGTCAATCAGGATCTGGTGAGTACTGGGGGCCTCTTGGGCTTTTCCCTGAGTGTGGTGGGAGCCATGGAGAGCTGTGGGCACCAGAAGGATGTGCATGGACTCAGTTGCTCCAAGGCGTCCTCTGGCAGCTGgggcagggggacagactgtagggATAAAGGAAGAGGGGGCTGTGCTGATCCAGGCAGAGGGCTGGCCCAGGGTGGTAAGAGGTGATTGGATTATTTAGAGACGGAATCGACTGGGTGAGCTGACTGACTAGAGTGGAGGGTGATGGCATGGTGTGGGGCCTAAGCCACTGGAAGGAAAGAGATGCTGAGATGCCTATCAGACCCCCTTCTGTACCTGTCCAGGAGGCAGCAGGACATGCAATCTGGAGACTGGGGTGGAGCTTTGGGGATCAGCAGTATGGGCTGAGTATGATGTGCTCAAGACAGACCTGATCCTGACTCTCTGCTTCTCTAAGTGAGGAGCCAGGTGGGGACAGCCAGTGAGCCTTTGCATTCACTCCACACCCGGCACTGTGACTCAAGCTTGGATAGATGTGATATCACAGCATTTAAGAACAAGatcattctgcctgaccaggcagtggtgcagtggatagagcatctgcttgagacgctgaggacccaggttcgaaaccctgaggtcgttgccttgagcaaggggtcactggctcggctggagctcccccacccccaccccggtcaagccacgtatgagaaggcaatgaacaactaaagtgctacaactatgagttgatgcttctcatctctctcccttcctgtctgtctatccctatcggACTCTTTGTTTGGGCTAGTTGAGAGTTGGGGAGGGTGGTCACTCTCCAAGATCACTCAGTGATTGACAGGTAGAGACAGGATTTGAACTTACTTTTGCACTCCCTGGGGACCTGGGGTGGATCAGTGCCCTTTACTCACCTACCACCGGAATCAGGTTGAAAGTCTTAAGCCCAAGTGTGGCTGTCACGATGTTCTGAGGCATGTCCTTGTAGTCTCTGAAATGGAGGTCAGGAGGTGAGCTCTGCAGAGGATGTAGcttagcacccccacccccactctgcccTGCACCCTCACAAGTCCACCAGGAGCACGGAGTCCCCCCAGCAGCGGTAGTGGGCCAGCTCTGTCAGGTACTGGGGGTCTGCAGTTGGCAGCTCCAGAGAGTCCACGATGTGCAGGTTGTCCTGGTGGGAGGAAAGAACAGATGGTCTGAGCCACCACCCCAGCCTTCCTTGCTCCCCAGACCTCACAGCCCACACGCCCCAGGACCCTAGTGGCTCCCAATAGGATTGGGCCTGTACCTGGGCCAGCTTGACGGTCAGCGCCACCTTGAGGCCCTGCACCCGCACTTTCATGGGCAGCATGTAGTAGTAGCTTGTGGGGCCCCGGGGGCCATGGGCAATGCCTCCTGCAGGCAGAGGTGTGTAAATAGATGAGGGCCCCAGCTGGACTTGGAGGTAAAAAAATTAGTCCCAGTGGCTGGTGCAAGAGTAGGGGTGGGGAGGTGCTGCCAACCAGGCTCAATTCCAGCAAAGAGGGCAGGGCCTCTGGTAGGGATGGAGAGGGGAGGCTTGATTGGGCATCACCTAAGACAGTCGACTtcacctccctgggcctctgtttcttcaGTCATCAAACTCTAGGTAAGGACTGTCCACCTGTGCACCTGCCCTCTTCTGGGCCCTGAGAGTGCCACAGGGAACAAGATGGAAGGATCCCTGCCTCACACCATTCATATTCATACAGAGGCTTGACCACAGAGGAAATAAAGGTTGACAGGGTAGCCCAGGATctgtgtgggggagggaaggtcagggaaggcttcctggaggaggtataTCCTAAACACAACAGAAGGATAAGCAGTTGGCCAGGCAAATGGCACATGACTCTGAGTTAGTGCTATCTGGGCAGAAAGGGTGTGAAGAGGACATGTGGAGGAGACCAGTCTGCAGCCACCAgtacctggaatgccaaggaaaGGATCTCCATGCAAAGGCTGCAGGAGCTGGAAGGTTTAGGAAGATCCCTCTGGTTGCTGTTTCAAGCATGGGCCATAAGAGGTGAGATGGAAGGCTGGGCCAAAGCAGACTGTTGTCATAGTCTGATGAGAGGCCAAGGCCAGAGCTGGCGGCAGCAGGAGGGATGGCGAAAAGTGGACAATTGTCAGATCTCTCCCTGCATgtgggcagggaggggtgtgggTCTAAGTCCTGTTGTCCCAGCTCCAGGCAGGCTGATGAGGTGGAGGGAATGGGACTGACATCACTCCAGATGTGGCAAAAAACACCCAGGCCCAAGTTAGCCCAGAGTCTCCTCCCAGCCTTGTGCACTTACCTCCTCGCCAAATCGGGGAGCGGATGCTGCCATGCCTTGCACGCCCACTGCCTTTCTGTGGCCAGGGCTTCCGGCCACCACCTCGCACCTCAGCTCTAGTCTTGGTCTTGGCATAGCTCTGTGGGCACAAAGTGAGGATGGGGTCAGGTTCATGAAGCAAACGTCATCATAGCCAAAAGGTGCCATCCCCAGGAATATAACAGTGACCTGGGCAGAATGGGCCTGCCGTTGGGAAACCACAGAGGAAGCACAGAGATTGGGGTTCCATCAGGACAATCAGATCACTttcagagggagggaaggataaAGACATCAAGAGTTCACTCCTCCACTCCAGGATATCAGACTCAGAAAGGCAGGGGATCtgctgcctggcacacagtagctgATCAGTGATTTTTGAACAATTTCAATTTGGCTGCAACTGAAAGGAAGGTGGAACTTGGGATAAGACATGGCTAGAGAGAATCAGGAGAGGTGCAGGGTGGGGAATCATGACAAACTTCCAATGCCAGGATGACAACTTCATTCCTAGGGCAACGAGGAGCCAGGGAGGGTGTGGCCAGGGGAGAACTCGCTGCACTTCTGAGTGGGGAGATGGAAGGCAGAGATCCTGATTGAAAATGGCTACTTCAGTGACCTTGGCATAAAATCTAAGGCCTTCACCGTTTCTCTTGCTGACCTCTAGGCCACACAGGGCTGTTTTTTTGTCCCTTTGCATGTGCTACTCCCTCTACTTCCATCCCAGCCCTGCTATCCCCTTCACCTAGTTACTGAGTGCACACCTGAGGTTAATGCCACTTTCTGTGGGGCTTTACTAATTATACATTTACAAGTGTACCACTAGATTCATGTTCACCTCTCCAACTAGACCGTCTTCACGAAGGCAGGGACCTCTCCTGTCTCATCCACTAGCACATATGCCCAGCGTATAGTGGGTATTTAGAAAATGCCTGACAAATGACCAACCCATCAGTGAATGGttcaggagagagaaaatgg is drawn from Saccopteryx leptura isolate mSacLep1 chromosome 1, mSacLep1_pri_phased_curated, whole genome shotgun sequence and contains these coding sequences:
- the MRPL4 gene encoding large ribosomal subunit protein uL4m isoform X2; this encodes MLLLVRARAPVWFSPTRYLGLTALTEKAVQPLEKPEPIKSADPQAPVLRKCELQVPAHRRPVQAWVESLRGYEQERVGLAELHPDIFSVAPRLDILHQVAIWQKNFKRISYAKTKTRAEVRGGGRKPWPQKGSGRARHGSIRSPIWRGGGIAHGPRGPTSYYYMLPMKVRVQGLKVALTVKLAQDNLHIVDSLELPTADPQYLTELAHYRCWGDSVLLVDLDYKDMPQNIVTATLGLKTFNLIPVVGLNVHSMLKHQTLVLTLQTVAFLEEKLLWHDTRYTPLYPFRLPYCDLP
- the MRPL4 gene encoding large ribosomal subunit protein uL4m isoform X1 → MLLLVRARAPVWFSPTRYLGLTALTEKAVQPLEKPEPIKSADPQAPVLRKCELQVPAHRRPVQAWVESLRGYEQERVGLAELHPDIFSVAPRLDILHQVAIWQKNFKRISYAKTKTRAEVRGGGRKPWPQKGSGRARHGSIRSPIWRGACLELGQQDLDPHPSLPTCRERSDNCPLFAIPPAAASSGLGLSSDYDNSLLWPSLPSHLLWPMLETATRGIFLNLPAPAAFAWRSFPWHSRRHCPWPPGPHKLLLHAAHESAGAGPQGGADRQAGPGQPAHRGLSGAANCRPPVPDRAGPLPLLGGLRAPGGLRLQGHASEHRDSHTWA